From Streptomyces sp. NBC_00690, a single genomic window includes:
- a CDS encoding ubiquitin-like protein Pup, whose product MAKDTGGGQQKATRSTEEVEEQAQDAQASEDLKERQEKLSDDVDSVLDEIDDVLEENAEDFVRSFVQKGGQ is encoded by the coding sequence ATGGCGAAGGACACCGGCGGCGGGCAGCAGAAGGCCACGCGTTCCACGGAGGAAGTCGAGGAGCAGGCGCAGGACGCGCAGGCTTCGGAGGACCTCAAGGAGCGCCAGGAGAAGCTCAGCGACGATGTTGATTCCGTCCTCGACGAAATCGATGACGTCCTGGAGGAGAATGCGGAGGACTTCGTGAGGTCCTTCGTCCAGAAGGGCGGACAGTAG
- the prcB gene encoding proteasome subunit beta, producing the protein MEANTRSTGRLPAAFLTPGSSSFMDFLGAHSPDMLPGKRVLPPLQGAVEAPHGTTIVATTFPGGVVLAGDRRATMGNMIAQRDIEKVFPADEYSAVGIAGTAGLAVEMVKLFQLELEHFEKVEGTQLSLEGKANRLSTMIRSNLGMAMQGLAVVPLFAGYDVDRERGRIFSYDVTGGRSEEHGYAATGSGSIFARGAMKKLYRDDLTEEQATTLVVQALYDAADDDSATGGPDVARRIYPIVAVITEEGVRKLNAEESAEIARAILERRLEQPDGPRAALL; encoded by the coding sequence GTGGAAGCCAACACTCGTAGCACCGGGCGTCTACCAGCTGCCTTCCTGACGCCTGGCTCGTCCTCATTCATGGACTTCCTGGGGGCGCACTCCCCGGACATGTTGCCGGGCAAGCGCGTCCTGCCTCCGCTCCAGGGGGCGGTCGAGGCGCCGCACGGCACGACCATCGTCGCCACCACGTTCCCCGGCGGTGTGGTGCTCGCCGGTGACCGGCGGGCCACGATGGGCAACATGATCGCGCAGCGCGACATCGAGAAGGTCTTCCCCGCCGACGAGTACTCCGCGGTGGGCATCGCGGGCACCGCCGGTCTCGCCGTGGAGATGGTCAAGCTCTTCCAACTGGAACTGGAGCACTTCGAGAAGGTCGAGGGGACCCAGCTCTCCCTGGAGGGCAAGGCGAACCGGCTCTCCACGATGATCCGCAGCAATCTCGGCATGGCCATGCAGGGCCTCGCCGTCGTACCGCTCTTCGCGGGCTACGACGTCGATCGGGAGAGGGGCCGGATCTTCTCCTACGACGTGACCGGCGGCCGGTCCGAGGAGCACGGATACGCCGCGACGGGCTCGGGTTCGATCTTCGCCCGGGGCGCCATGAAGAAGCTCTACCGCGACGACCTCACCGAGGAGCAGGCGACCACACTGGTCGTCCAGGCGCTCTACGACGCGGCCGACGACGACTCGGCGACCGGTGGGCCCGATGTGGCCCGGCGGATCTACCCGATCGTCGCCGTGATCACGGAGGAGGGCGTTCGCAAGCTCAATGCCGAGGAGTCCGCCGAGATCGCCCGCGCGATCCTGGAGCGCCGCCTCGAACAGCCCGACGGCCCGCGCGCCGCGCTGCTCTGA
- the dop gene encoding depupylase/deamidase Dop has product MTVRRVMGIETEYGISVPGHPNANAMLTSSQIVNAYAAAMHRARRARWDFEEENPLRDARGFDLAREAADSSQLTDEDIGLANVILTNGARLYVDHAHPEYSSPEVTNPRDAVLWDKAGERIMAEAAERAAQLPGAQPIHLYKNNTDNKGASYGTHENYLMKRETPFSDIVRHLTPFFVSRQVVTGAGRVGIGQDGHEHGFQISQRADYFEVEVGLETTLKRPIINTRDEPHSDAEKYRRLHVIIGDANLSEISTYLKLGTTALVLSMIEDGFIAVDLAVDQPVRTLHQISHDPGLTRVITLRSGRTLTAVQLQMEYYELARKYVEERFGDDADEQTKDVLIRWEDTLNRLENDPMSLSGELDWIAKKELMEGYRRRDDLDWDAARLHLVDLQYADVRPDKGLYNRLVARGKMKRLLDEQDVLRAGKKPPEDTRAYFRGRCLEQYADDVAAASWDSVIFDLPGRDSLQRVPTLEPLRGTRNHVKELLDRCRTAEDLVRVLSGG; this is encoded by the coding sequence ATGACCGTACGGCGAGTAATGGGCATCGAGACGGAGTACGGCATTTCCGTTCCGGGCCACCCGAACGCCAATGCCATGCTCACCTCGTCCCAGATCGTCAACGCCTACGCGGCGGCGATGCACAGGGCGCGCCGCGCCCGCTGGGACTTCGAGGAGGAGAACCCGCTGCGGGACGCCCGTGGCTTTGACCTCGCCCGCGAGGCCGCCGACTCCAGCCAGCTCACGGACGAGGACATCGGCCTGGCCAATGTGATCCTCACCAACGGGGCCCGGCTCTACGTCGACCACGCCCACCCGGAGTACAGCTCACCCGAGGTGACCAATCCGCGCGACGCCGTGCTGTGGGACAAGGCCGGCGAGCGCATCATGGCCGAGGCCGCCGAGCGGGCCGCCCAGCTCCCCGGCGCCCAACCGATCCACCTTTACAAGAACAACACCGACAACAAGGGCGCCTCCTACGGGACGCACGAGAACTATCTGATGAAGCGGGAAACGCCCTTCTCGGACATCGTGCGCCATCTGACGCCGTTCTTCGTCTCGCGGCAGGTCGTCACCGGGGCCGGCCGGGTCGGGATCGGCCAGGACGGCCACGAGCACGGCTTCCAGATCAGCCAGCGGGCGGACTACTTCGAGGTCGAGGTGGGGCTGGAGACCACCTTGAAGCGTCCCATCATCAACACCCGCGACGAACCGCACTCTGACGCCGAGAAGTACCGCAGGCTCCACGTCATCATCGGCGACGCCAATCTCTCCGAGATTTCGACCTATCTGAAGCTGGGCACCACCGCCCTGGTGCTGTCCATGATCGAGGACGGCTTTATCGCGGTGGACCTCGCCGTCGACCAGCCGGTCCGCACACTGCACCAGATCTCGCACGACCCCGGTCTGACGCGGGTGATCACACTGCGCAGCGGCCGGACACTCACCGCGGTCCAGCTCCAGATGGAGTACTACGAGCTCGCCAGGAAGTACGTCGAGGAGCGCTTCGGCGACGATGCGGACGAGCAGACCAAGGACGTCCTGATCCGTTGGGAGGACACGCTCAACCGGTTGGAGAACGACCCGATGAGCCTGTCCGGGGAACTGGACTGGATCGCGAAGAAAGAGCTGATGGAGGGCTACCGGCGGCGGGACGACCTGGACTGGGACGCCGCACGGCTCCACCTGGTGGACCTCCAGTACGCCGATGTGAGGCCGGACAAGGGCCTCTACAACCGATTGGTGGCCCGCGGCAAGATGAAGCGCCTGCTGGACGAGCAGGACGTCCTGAGGGCCGGCAAGAAGCCGCCCGAGGACACCCGGGCCTACTTCCGCGGTCGCTGTCTGGAGCAGTACGCCGACGACGTCGCCGCGGCCTCCTGGGACTCGGTCATCTTCGACCTTCCCGGCCGTGACTCATTGCAACGGGTGCCGACCCTGGAGCCGCTGCGGGGCACCCGCAACCACGTCAAGGAACTACTGGACCGCTGTCGGACGGCGGAAGATCTGGTTCGGGTCCTCTCCGGCGGCTAA
- a CDS encoding endonuclease domain-containing protein — protein sequence MDHRHKTGSVRGVSCFNCNSAIGELGDEPRTVRRAAAYLEGNAWKPTLVAPGVYQLPS from the coding sequence GTGGATCACCGTCACAAGACGGGTAGTGTCCGTGGCGTATCGTGCTTCAACTGCAATTCGGCCATCGGCGAGTTGGGCGATGAGCCCCGCACCGTCCGTCGCGCTGCCGCTTACTTGGAGGGAAACGCGTGGAAGCCAACACTCGTAGCACCGGGCGTCTACCAGCTGCCTTCCTGA
- the arc gene encoding proteasome ATPase, with protein MAAHDDDINRGIRPGRGSEDPAGQVAYLEQEIAVLRRKLADSPRHTRILEERIVELQTNLAGVSAQNERLANTLREARDQIVALKEEVDRLAQPPAGFGVFLHTNEDGTCDIFTGGRKLRVNVSPSVELEELRRGQEVMLNEALNVVEAMEFERAGDIVTLKEILEDGERALVVGHTDEERVVRLAEPLLDITIRPGDALLLEPRSGYVYEVVPKSEVEELVLEEVPDVDYTKIGGLGNQIELIRDAVELPYLYPDLFKEHELRPPKGILLYGPPGCGKTLIAKAVANSLAKKVAEVTGQPAGKSYFLNIKGPELLNKYVGETERHIRLVFQRAREKASEGTPVIVFFDEMESLFRTRGSGVSSDVENTIVPQLLAEIDGVEGLENVIVIGASNREDMIDPAILRPGRLDVKIKIERPDAEAAKDIFAKYLTSTLPLHSDDLSEHNGSKPAAAHAMIQSVVEQMYAESEENRFLEVTYANGDKEVLYFKDFNSGAMIQNIVDRAKKMAIKAFLDHNQKGIRVSHLLQACVDEFKENEDLPNTTNPDDWARISGKKGERIVFIRTLVTGKQGADTGRSIDTVANTGQYL; from the coding sequence GTGGCAGCCCACGACGACGACATCAACCGCGGCATCCGGCCGGGGCGGGGGTCTGAAGACCCAGCCGGCCAGGTCGCCTACCTAGAGCAGGAAATCGCCGTCCTGCGCCGCAAGCTCGCCGACTCTCCGCGGCACACGAGGATTCTCGAAGAGCGGATCGTCGAGTTGCAGACGAATCTGGCCGGCGTGTCCGCACAGAACGAGCGACTTGCCAACACGCTCCGTGAGGCCCGCGACCAGATCGTGGCCCTCAAGGAAGAGGTCGACCGGCTCGCACAGCCGCCGGCAGGCTTCGGTGTCTTCCTGCACACCAACGAGGACGGCACCTGCGACATCTTCACCGGGGGTCGCAAGCTCCGGGTGAACGTCAGCCCCAGCGTCGAGCTTGAGGAACTCCGACGCGGCCAGGAAGTCATGCTCAACGAAGCGCTCAACGTGGTCGAGGCCATGGAGTTCGAGCGTGCCGGGGACATCGTCACACTCAAGGAGATCCTTGAGGACGGCGAGCGGGCCCTGGTCGTCGGTCACACCGACGAGGAGCGGGTGGTGCGGCTCGCCGAACCACTGCTGGACATCACCATCCGTCCCGGTGACGCCCTGCTGCTCGAACCTCGTTCCGGCTATGTCTACGAAGTGGTCCCCAAGAGCGAGGTCGAAGAGCTCGTCCTCGAAGAAGTTCCGGATGTCGACTACACGAAGATCGGCGGGCTGGGCAACCAGATCGAGCTGATCCGCGATGCGGTCGAGCTGCCGTACCTCTACCCCGACCTCTTCAAAGAGCACGAGCTGCGTCCGCCGAAGGGCATCCTGCTCTACGGTCCGCCCGGCTGCGGCAAGACACTGATTGCCAAGGCCGTCGCCAACTCGCTGGCGAAGAAGGTTGCCGAGGTCACCGGTCAGCCCGCGGGGAAGAGCTACTTCCTCAACATCAAGGGCCCCGAACTCCTCAACAAGTACGTCGGTGAGACCGAGCGGCACATTCGCCTGGTCTTCCAGCGGGCCAGGGAAAAGGCCAGCGAGGGCACCCCCGTCATCGTCTTCTTCGACGAGATGGAGTCCCTCTTCCGTACCCGTGGATCCGGTGTCAGCTCGGACGTGGAGAACACCATCGTCCCGCAGCTCCTCGCCGAGATCGACGGTGTGGAGGGCCTGGAGAACGTCATCGTGATCGGCGCCTCCAACCGCGAGGACATGATCGACCCCGCGATCCTGCGCCCCGGCCGGCTCGATGTGAAGATCAAGATCGAGCGTCCGGACGCGGAGGCCGCGAAGGACATCTTCGCCAAGTACCTGACGTCCACCCTGCCGCTGCACTCGGACGACCTGTCCGAGCACAACGGCTCCAAGCCCGCCGCCGCCCACGCCATGATCCAGTCGGTCGTCGAGCAGATGTACGCGGAATCCGAGGAGAACCGCTTCCTGGAGGTCACGTACGCCAACGGTGACAAGGAAGTCCTCTACTTCAAGGACTTCAACTCGGGCGCGATGATCCAGAACATCGTCGACCGGGCCAAGAAGATGGCCATCAAGGCTTTCCTCGACCACAACCAGAAGGGCATCCGCGTCTCCCACCTCCTCCAGGCGTGCGTGGACGAGTTCAAGGAGAACGAGGACCTGCCCAACACCACGAACCCGGACGACTGGGCTCGTATCTCCGGCAAGAAGGGCGAGCGGATCGTCTTCATCCGTACCCTCGTCACCGGAAAGCAGGGCGCCGACACCGGTCGCTCCATTGACACGGTGGCCAACACCGGTCAGTACCTGTAG